The following coding sequences lie in one Cyanobacterium stanieri LEGE 03274 genomic window:
- the pflA gene encoding pyruvate formate-lyase-activating protein yields the protein MTEGLIHSLESCGTVDGPGIRFVIFTQGCPLRCLYCHNPDCRHPEDGKKITTQELITQIKKYRSYFQYSGGGVTVTGGEPLMQPEFVQSIFEECHKIGIHTTLDTSGYVTLNAAKPVLQHTDLVLLDIKSFNPDTYRTVTSVSIEPTLNFAKYLAKIHKPTWIRFVLVPGLTDAQDNVLGLAKFVSQLPNVEKVEVLPFHKMGEYKWEQLGFDYKLKNTEPPTQELIEKVTKTFQQYNLITQ from the coding sequence ATGACAGAAGGCTTAATCCATTCCCTCGAAAGTTGTGGCACCGTTGACGGGCCTGGTATTCGTTTCGTTATCTTTACCCAAGGTTGCCCCCTCCGTTGCCTATACTGCCATAACCCCGACTGCCGACACCCCGAAGACGGCAAAAAAATTACCACCCAAGAATTAATCACCCAAATCAAAAAATATCGTTCCTATTTCCAATACTCAGGAGGAGGTGTCACCGTCACAGGAGGAGAGCCACTCATGCAACCCGAATTTGTTCAATCCATCTTTGAAGAATGTCACAAAATAGGTATCCATACCACCCTCGATACCTCTGGTTATGTCACCCTCAACGCAGCTAAACCCGTTCTCCAACACACCGACTTAGTATTATTAGATATAAAATCCTTTAATCCCGACACCTATCGCACCGTAACCAGTGTATCCATCGAACCAACCCTTAACTTCGCCAAATACCTAGCTAAAATCCATAAACCCACGTGGATTCGGTTTGTTTTAGTACCAGGATTAACCGATGCCCAAGACAATGTCCTAGGATTAGCCAAATTTGTCTCTCAACTTCCCAACGTCGAAAAAGTAGAAGTCTTACCATTTCATAAAATGGGAGAATATAAATGGGAACAACTAGGCTTCGATTATAAACTGAAGAATACCGAACCTCCCACTCAAGAATTAATTGAAAAAGTGACAAAAACCTTTCAACAATATAACCTAATCACTCAATAA